A window from Salvia miltiorrhiza cultivar Shanhuang (shh) chromosome 2, IMPLAD_Smil_shh, whole genome shotgun sequence encodes these proteins:
- the LOC131011367 gene encoding serine/threonine-protein kinase D6PKL1-like — MASKSGSRAPVSLQQRVVSTQHATKANDLISTNKPKLINPEQFGEPDNACLLLSKEDAESNKSPISKKNSLNVSDTSETNISFSGSERASKTQDLELTDIRSSLETSIDQGKKSSGLGSVKVSDGTNSLEKTSGSTKVSERGEFVESGKSSMCRGSTSSDVSDESTCSSFSSSINKPHKANDVRWEAIQAVRCRDGALGLSHFRLLKRLGCGDIGSVYLAELSGTKCYFAMKVMDKASLASRKKLVRAQTEREILQSLDHPFLPTLYTHFDTDKFSCLLMEVCPGGDLHTLRQRQPGKHFSEQAAKFYVAEVLLALEYLHMLGIVYRDLKPENVLVREDGHIMLSDFDLSLRCAVSPTLVKTSSLTSDPQNKNSAYCAQPACIEPACIQPSCVVPTMCFSPRLFSSKSKKERKPKNDVGNQVSPLPELIAEPTNARSMSFVGTHEYLAPEIIKGEGHGSPVDWWTFGIFLYELLFAKTPFKGSGNRATLFNVVGQPLRFPESPVVSFPARDLIRGLLVKEPQHRLGYKRGATEIKQHPFFEGVNWALIRCASPPDIPKPVDYEHMPLPANDKTATTVAVTDQKSDKYLEFDFF, encoded by the exons ATGGCCTCGAAAAGTGGCTCTAGAGCTCCGGTGAGTTTGCAACAAAGAGTTGTTAGTACTCAGCATGCGACAAAGGCAAATGATCTCATATCTACTAACAAGCCCAAGCTGATTAATCCTGAGCAATTCGGCGAACCTGATAACGCGTGTCTTCTGTTGTCTAAAGAAGATGCTGAGTCCAACAAATCTccaattagtaaaaaaaattctttaaaCGTTTCTGATACGTCAGAGACCAATATTTCTTTCTCTGGGTCTGAAAGGGCATCTAAAACTCAAGATCTTGAGTTAACCGACATTAGAAGCTCACTGGAAACATCCATTGATCAGGGAAAGAAATCATCTGGTCTAGGGAGTGTAAAGGTTAGTGATGGAACCAATAGCCTTGAGAAAACCAGTGGAAGCACTAAAGTGAGCGAGCGTGGTGAGTTCGTTGAGAGTGGAAAGAGCAGCATGTGTCGGGGAAGTACCAGCAGTGATGTCAGTGATGAGAGTACCTGCAGCAGCTTTAGTAGCAGCATTAATAAGCCGCACAAAGCAAATGATGTTCGATGGGAAGCCATCCAAGCTGTCCGCTGCAGGGATGGCGCATTGGGTTTAAGCCATTTCAGGCTCCTAAAACGGTTAGGTTGTGGAGATATTGGGAGTGTTTATCTGGCTGAGTTGAGTGGGACTAAATGTTACTTTGCGATGAAAGTAATGGACAAGGCATCTCTAGCAAGTCGCAAGAAGCTTGTTCGTGCTCAGACAGAAAGAGAGATATTGCAGTCGCTGGACCATCCATTCCTTCCTACTCTCTACACCCATTTCGATACTGATAAGTTTTCATGTCTGCTGATGGAAGTCTGCCCTGGTGGAGACTTACATACTCTTCGTCAAAGGCAACCAGGAAAGCACTTTTCTGAGCAAGCGGCCAA ATTTTATGTTGCTGAAGTGCTGCTAGCTCTTGAGTATTTGCACATGCTTGGTATTGTTTATCGTGACCTTAAGCCTGAAAACGTCCTTGTTAGGGAGGACGGACATATAATGCTCTCAGACTTTGATCTTTCTCTCCGTTGTGCTGTTAGCCCAACTTTGGTAAAGACCTCGTCCTTAACTTCCGATCCTCAGAATAAAAATTCCGCGTACTGTGCCCAGCCGGCATGCATTGAACCGGCTTGCATTCAGCCATCATGTGTTGTTCCAACAATGTGCTTTTCTCCACGCCTCTTTTCAAGCAAATCCAAGAAGGAAAGGAAGCCCAAAAATGATGTTGGAAATCAGGTTAGCCCACTGCCAGAGCTGATTGCTGAGCCAACGAATGCTCGTTCAATGTCTTTTGTTGGAACACATGAGTATTTGGCACCGGAGATCATCAAAGGGGAAGGTCATGGAAGTCCAGTGGATTGGTGGACTTTCGGAATCTTTCTATACGAGCTCTTGTTTGCTAAGACTCCATTTAAAGGGTCCGGGAATCGAGCCACATTGTTCAATGTTGTCGGACAGCCCCTCCGGTTTCCAGAATCCCCCGTTGTCAGTTTCCCTGCTAGGGACTTGATCAGGGGCTTGCTTGTGAAAGAGCCTCAGCATAGATTAGGCTACAAAAGAGGTGCAACCGAGATAAAGCAACACCCTTTCTTCGAAGGAGTTAATTGGGCTTTAATACGTTGTGCCAGCCCTCCGGACATCCCAAAACCTGTTGATTACGAGCACATGCCTCTTCCAGCAAATGATAAGACTGCTACCACTGTTGCTGTTACGGATCAGAAGAGTGACAAATATTTGGAGTTCGATTTCTTCTAG
- the LOC131011368 gene encoding U-box domain-containing protein 33-like — protein sequence MECSSGSRRDEWGSYGVSEIEEEVSRDELEENSNQHGVFKLGSIREEDLEERENVVYVAVWKDVDETLSMDALVWTLNNAVIDPSSALVFLVHVFPETKYIPSPLGRLPINQVNPEQKEMFLAEESGKRRDLLQKFVNVCSSSQVKVETVLIESDMEAKAILDLIPILNIRKLVLGASKASLRRMRSKKGNGAADQIVQKAPEFCEVKIICEGKEISEVATMETPSPSPSSSPRPAHSAPNFSQNNEHTTNGSIACGCFKI from the exons ATGGAGTGTAGCTCCGGCAGTCGGCGCGACGAGTGGGGTAGCTACGGTGTGAGCGAGATCGAAGAGGAGGTGTCGAGAGACGAGTTGGAGGAGAATAGCAATCAACATGGAGTGTTTAAGCTGGGAAGCATAAGAGAGGAGGAtttggaggagagagagaatgtagtGTACGTAGCGGTGTGGAAGGATGTGGACGAGACGCTGAGCATGGACGCCTTGGTGTGGACGCTCAACAATGCAGTGATTGATCCCTCCTCGGCTCTCGTCTTCCTCGTCCATGTCTTTCCTGAGACCAAGTACATCCCTTCACCTC TGGGGAGGTTACCTATAAATCAAGTGAACCCTGAGCAGAAGGAGATGTTTTTGGCCGAAGAAAGCGGGAAGAGGAGAGATCTTCTCCAAAAGTTTGTCAATGTGTGTTCTTCTTCCCAG GTTAAAGTGGAAACTGTGCTTATTGAAAGTGATATGGAGGCCAAAGCCATACTTGATCTCATTCCCATTCTCAATATCAGAAAACTGGTTCTTGGTGCCAGCAAGGCTTCTCTAAG AAGGATGAGGTCCAAGAAAGGGAATGGAGCAGCTGATCAGATAGTGCAGAAGGCGCCTGAGTTCTGTGAGGTTAAGATCATATGTGAAGGAAAAGAAATCTCCGAGGTGGCGACAATGGAGACCCCATCTCCTTCCCCTTCTTCCTCACCCAGGCCTGCACACTCTGCTCCAAACTTTTCCCAAAACAACGAACACACGACAAACGGCTCAATTGCTTGCGGCTGTTTCAAAATCTGA
- the LOC131008059 gene encoding uncharacterized protein LOC131008059 — protein MFNLRPVIVVDGTHLKGKNRGILFVAVTKDGNESLFSLAYGVGPKENDESWMYFMSRIRRVYGQANPLLIVFDQHISIANAIRNELPNATHGLCYYHLQTNLKHYGKAVVELYRQAAFAYEKSNFTRAMNALKVTKRAAYDKLMGIGPEKWARSMCPMPVRRYSFMTSNVAEAFNARLLWARRLPICSMLEAIRLVIEKWFSERLRAAQQNEEPLTAEAGKRVAIEVQKSRRHTAQRLSGRKYKVQTADRSFKVDLEKKKCECRAFQLDQLPCSHSIAAISEAGDTIAEYVDAYYTNEFLIDSYSGEVNNLPPRHQWLIPEYIAEQFVLPLIVKEQSGRSKEGRHRGGGEGSSTQADESSSIRRRKPKKCSICHEEGHSKRTCAGRATEPRE, from the exons ATGTTCAACTTACGGCCAGTGATTGTAGTCgacggcacacacttgaagggcaaGAATAGGGGTATTCTGTTTGTTGCAGTGACGAAGGATGGCAACGAGAGTTTATTCTCACTCGCGTATGGTGTTGGCCCGAAAGAGAATGATGAATCGTGGATGTATTTCATGTCGCGCATTCGACGTGTTTATGGGCAAGCCAATCCACTTTTGATTGTCTTTGATCAACATATCTCCATTGCCAATGCTATCAGGAATGAGTTACCAAATGCCACCCACGGCCTATGCTACTACCATTTGCAAACTAACCTGAAGCATTACGGTAAGGCAGTGGTAGAGTTGTATCGACAAGCTGCATTTGCATACGAGAAATCTAACTTCACTAGGGCTATGAACGCCCTAAAGGTTACGAAGAGAGCTGCATACGATAAACTAATGGGGATTGGGCCGGAAAAGTGGGCTCGTTCGATGTGTCCTATGCCTGTGCGACGGTACAGTTTTATGACATCAAATGTTGCTGAAGCTTTTAATGCCAGATTGTTGTGGGCAAGAAGACTTCCTATCTGCTCAATGTTAGAGGCAATCAGACTTGTTATTGAGAAATGGTTCAGCGAGCGACTAAGAGCTGCACAACAAAACGAGGAACCCTTGACTGCTGAGGCCGGTAAAAGGGTAGCTATTGAAGTCCAAAAAAGTCGTCGACACACTGCACAAAGGTTGAGTGGCCGGAAGTATAAGGTGCAAACTGCTGACAGAAGCTTTAAGGTGGATCTGGAGAAGAAAAAATGCGAATGTCGAGCATTTCAGCTAGACCAACTGCCATGTTCTCATTCAATCGCTGCAATAAG TGAGGCAGGTGATACGATCGCGGAGTATGTAGATGCTTACTACACGAATGAATTTCTTATCGATAGTTACTCTGGCGAAGTTAATAATCTCCCGCCGAGACACCAGTGGTTGATTCCTGAGTACATCGCTGAGCAGTTTGTATTACCTCTGATTGTAAAAGAACAATCGGGGCGCTCAAAAGAAGGTAGACATCGAGGTGGTGGTGAAGGCAGCAGCACACAAGCAGATGAGTCTTCTAGTATTAGGCGTCGTAAACCAAAGAAGTGCAGCATCTGCCATGAAGAAGGACACAGCAAGAGAACGTGCGCTGGCAGGGCGACTGAGCCCAGGGAGTAG
- the LOC131011369 gene encoding uncharacterized protein LOC131011369: protein MVRTKNATAARGKSKEVSKDKQIHENPKTGVTNCQTTKVHTKNKGKGVLQSFGSEADVTNFEGVAANARKRKANEIGSSSGDIPMQQPESSCLMCHCRLSPWRKKFVKKNARLL, encoded by the exons ATGGTGAGGACGAAGAATGCAACGGCGGCGCGAG GCAAAAGCAAAGAAGTGAGTAAAGATAAACAAATCCATGAGAATCCCAAAACTGGAGTTACGAACTGCCAAACAACTAAAG TTCATACGAAGAACAAGGGAAAAGGTGTGTTGCAAAGTTTTGGATCCGAAGCTGATGTGACGAATTTTGAAG GTGTTGCAGCCAATGCTCGTAAGAGGAAAGCAAATGAAATCGGCAGCTCGTCAGGTGATATACCAATGCAGCAGCCCGAATCATCGTGTTTGATGTGCCACTGTCGCCTGTCGCCATGGCGAAAAAAATTTGTAAAGAAAAACGCCAGGCTGCTTTAG